From a single Pyramidobacter piscolens W5455 genomic region:
- a CDS encoding ISAs1 family transposase: MRKENVTSPTPHAGSKTLKTGEASRERGGSTTAETSMRKPLLKTIYFISSLKNVQAKDLLRITREHWAIENNLHWMLDMAFREDDCRARAKNAAEVMNILRKLALQMLKTCDTCKCGMRSKRKLCGLGIPRTLQVLGLVPTGVFIS, encoded by the coding sequence TTGAGAAAAGAGAATGTCACCTCTCCAACGCCCCACGCTGGTTCGAAGACCTTGAAGACTGGCGAGGCATCGCGGGAGCGGGGTGGATCCACAACAGCCGAAACGTCAATGAGAAAACCACTACTGAAGACCATTTACTTCATCTCCAGTTTGAAAAACGTGCAGGCGAAAGACCTTTTGCGCATCACGCGAGAACACTGGGCGATCGAGAACAACCTGCACTGGATGCTGGACATGGCCTTTAGGGAAGACGACTGCCGGGCGAGAGCGAAGAACGCGGCGGAAGTGATGAACATTCTGCGAAAACTCGCTTTGCAGATGCTGAAGACCTGTGACACGTGCAAATGCGGGATGAGGAGCAAGCGCAAGCTCTGCGGGCTTGGCATCCCTAGGACTTTGCAGGTCTTGGGACTGGTACCGACGGGCGTCTTTATTTCGTAA
- a CDS encoding YtxH domain-containing protein: protein MKKMILLILLIAACVLGYYYYKGTGPFEKAPDGNVQINQEVKDKATEIKDKVVEKAEEVKEKAAELTDKAVEKAGEIKDKVMDSMADKKEESAPAAK from the coding sequence ATGAAAAAAATGATCCTTCTCATTCTTCTGATTGCCGCGTGTGTGCTGGGATATTACTATTACAAGGGGACAGGCCCATTCGAGAAAGCGCCTGACGGAAACGTACAGATTAATCAGGAAGTCAAGGACAAGGCGACTGAGATCAAGGACAAGGTTGTCGAAAAAGCCGAAGAAGTCAAGGAGAAAGCCGCGGAACTCACCGACAAAGCAGTCGAAAAAGCCGGGGAAATAAAGGATAAAGTGATGGATTCCATGGCCGACAAAAAAGAGGAATCCGCTCCTGCCGCAAAGTAA
- a CDS encoding MarR family transcriptional regulator produces MKLKVPSLRAEGKSLKEISEITDYNSMYVSKIISKFIHKGLSYFTENHYGGNRRNMTYEQETVILAPYPEKAEKGQIVSVAEIAAAYQNAVNHAVSPTQIYAVLKRRGWRKAMPRRRFPRKRVRKPSKQNNLSRKTFREKLP; encoded by the coding sequence TTGAAGCTGAAAGTTCCCAGCCTTCGCGCCGAGGGCAAAAGCCTGAAAGAAATCAGCGAAATTACAGATTACAACTCCATGTACGTCAGCAAGATCATCTCGAAGTTCATCCACAAAGGACTCTCATACTTCACGGAAAACCATTACGGTGGGAACCGGCGGAACATGACCTATGAACAAGAAACGGTCATCCTCGCGCCCTACCCTGAAAAAGCCGAAAAAGGACAGATCGTTTCGGTAGCGGAAATAGCCGCCGCCTATCAGAACGCCGTCAACCATGCAGTCAGCCCGACCCAGATCTATGCCGTGTTGAAACGTCGCGGCTGGAGAAAAGCCATGCCGCGCCGCCGTTTCCCCAGAAAGCGCGTGAGGAAGCCATCGAAACAGAACAACCTCTCCCGAAAAACCTTCCGTGAAAAGCTCCCGTAA